A genome region from Arthrobacter sp. SLBN-100 includes the following:
- a CDS encoding replication-associated recombination protein A, protein MDDLFGHGPGNDDDGDDVAPAAGRTAGGGGNASPRGPLAVRMRPRTLDEVVGQQHLLGQGSPLRQLAAGAGADTSGPAGPTSLILWGPPGTGKTTLAHVIARGPGRKFVELSAITAGVKDVRRVMDEALTARDLYKTTTVLFLDEIHRFNKAQQDALLPGVENRWVVLVAATTENPSFSVVSPLLSRSLLLTLRPLTDADIEALLERAVGDPRGLNGKVHLSEEALDHLVRLSGGDARRALTALEAAAGVAFGDADDAADGPVAVDLKHTERALDVAAVRYDRAGDQHYDVISAFIKSIRGSDVDAALHYLARMLEAGEDPRFVARRIMISAAEDVGMADPTALQTAVAAAQAVQLIGMPEGRIILAEAVVHLATAPKSNAAYMGINKATADVRAGLGNGIPAHLRDAHYPGSKQLGHGLGYKYAHDAPHGVAAQQYPPDDLVGRDYYQPTANGAERDIAVRLERLRKIVRGK, encoded by the coding sequence GTGGATGATCTCTTCGGGCATGGGCCCGGTAATGACGACGACGGCGACGACGTTGCGCCGGCCGCCGGCCGCACTGCCGGGGGAGGGGGCAACGCCTCCCCCCGCGGCCCGCTCGCCGTCCGGATGCGTCCGCGCACCCTTGACGAGGTAGTGGGCCAGCAGCATCTCCTCGGCCAGGGTTCGCCCCTGCGCCAACTGGCTGCCGGGGCCGGAGCGGACACGTCCGGCCCCGCCGGGCCCACCTCGCTCATCCTTTGGGGCCCGCCGGGTACCGGCAAGACGACCCTCGCGCACGTGATTGCCCGCGGGCCGGGGAGGAAGTTCGTGGAACTCTCCGCGATTACCGCCGGCGTGAAGGACGTGAGGCGCGTCATGGACGAGGCGCTCACCGCCCGGGACCTCTACAAAACGACCACTGTCCTGTTCCTGGACGAAATCCACCGCTTCAACAAGGCCCAGCAGGATGCCCTGCTTCCGGGCGTGGAAAACCGCTGGGTGGTTCTGGTTGCGGCCACCACGGAGAACCCGTCGTTCTCCGTGGTCTCACCGCTGCTGTCCCGTTCGCTCCTGCTGACGCTCCGGCCGCTGACAGATGCGGATATTGAAGCTCTGCTGGAGCGCGCCGTGGGCGATCCCCGCGGCCTGAACGGGAAGGTGCACCTCAGCGAGGAAGCACTCGACCACCTGGTCAGGCTTTCGGGCGGTGATGCGCGCCGTGCCCTGACCGCTTTGGAAGCGGCGGCCGGCGTGGCGTTCGGAGATGCGGACGATGCCGCAGACGGCCCCGTCGCTGTCGACCTGAAGCACACCGAACGCGCCCTGGACGTCGCCGCTGTACGCTACGACCGCGCCGGTGACCAGCACTACGACGTCATCAGTGCCTTCATCAAGTCCATCCGCGGGTCCGATGTGGACGCGGCCCTCCACTACCTGGCCCGGATGCTTGAAGCGGGCGAGGACCCCCGCTTCGTCGCGCGCAGGATCATGATCTCAGCCGCCGAGGACGTGGGGATGGCCGATCCCACCGCCCTGCAAACCGCAGTGGCGGCAGCGCAGGCGGTGCAGCTGATCGGGATGCCCGAGGGGCGCATCATCCTGGCCGAGGCCGTGGTGCACCTGGCCACGGCGCCGAAATCCAACGCCGCGTACATGGGCATTAACAAAGCCACCGCCGATGTCCGGGCAGGCCTGGGCAACGGCATCCCCGCGCACCTCAGGGACGCGCATTACCCGGGCTCCAAACAGCTGGGCCACGGCCTTGGATACAAGTACGCCCACGACGCTCCGCACGGGGTGGCCGCCCAGCAGTACCCGCCGGACGACCTGGTGGGGAGGGACTACTACCAGCCCACCGCCAACGGCGCGGAACGGGACATCGCTGTGCGGCTGGAGCGGCTGCGCAAGATTGTCCGGGGCAAGTGA
- the aspS gene encoding aspartate--tRNA ligase yields the protein MLRTHDLGSLRSEHIGQTVTLAGWVGRRRDHGGVAFVDLRDASGVAQVVVREEEVFHGLRNEYVLQITGTVSKRPEGNENPALATGEIEVMADKVVILNTSEPLPFQIDEHVEVGEEARLKHRYLDLRRPGPARNLRLRSEANRVARELLHQDGFVEVETPTLTRSTPEGARDFVVPARLAPGSWYALPQSPQLFKQLLQVGGFEKYYQIARCYRDEDFRADRQPEFTQLDIEASFVDQDDIIALGENIVKALWKLIDVEIPTPIQRITYADAMARYGSDKPDLRFGVELTELTGFFKDTNFGVFKAPYVGAVVMPGGASQPRRTLDGWQEFAKQRGHKGLAYVLFKEDGELAGPVAKNLTDTERAGLADAVGAKPGDCIFFAAGEKSAARALLGAARVEIGHRTGLIDPSAWAFCWVVDAPMFEPAATAVASGDVAVGAGKWTAVHHAFTSPKPEFLDTFDQDPESALSYAYDIVCNGNEIGGGSIRIHERDVQERVFELMGLDREDAQTKFGFLLEGFKYGAPPHGGIAFGWDRVVALLAGVESIRDVIAFPKTGNGYDPLTAAPAPITPQQRKEAGVDFKPEAKPAEGK from the coding sequence GTGCTGCGCACACATGACCTCGGATCCCTTCGTTCCGAGCACATTGGACAAACCGTAACCCTCGCTGGCTGGGTGGGCCGCCGTCGTGATCACGGTGGTGTGGCTTTCGTGGATCTGCGCGATGCTTCCGGCGTGGCACAGGTGGTGGTCCGCGAGGAAGAAGTGTTCCACGGCCTGCGCAACGAGTATGTCCTGCAGATCACCGGCACCGTCTCCAAGCGGCCGGAGGGCAATGAGAACCCTGCGCTGGCCACCGGCGAGATCGAAGTCATGGCGGACAAGGTGGTCATCCTCAACACCTCTGAGCCGCTTCCGTTCCAGATCGATGAGCACGTTGAAGTGGGCGAGGAAGCACGCCTGAAGCACCGCTACCTGGACCTGCGCAGGCCCGGCCCCGCCCGTAACCTCCGGTTGCGCTCGGAGGCAAACCGCGTGGCCCGTGAGCTGCTGCACCAGGATGGCTTCGTGGAGGTTGAAACCCCTACGCTGACGCGTTCGACGCCGGAAGGTGCCCGGGACTTCGTGGTCCCCGCCCGCCTGGCGCCGGGTTCCTGGTACGCCCTGCCGCAGTCCCCGCAGCTTTTCAAGCAGCTCCTGCAGGTGGGCGGCTTTGAGAAGTACTACCAGATCGCACGCTGCTACCGCGATGAGGACTTCCGCGCGGACCGCCAACCGGAATTCACCCAGCTCGACATCGAAGCCAGTTTCGTGGACCAGGACGACATCATTGCCCTCGGCGAGAACATCGTCAAGGCACTGTGGAAGTTGATCGACGTCGAGATTCCTACCCCCATCCAGCGGATCACCTACGCGGACGCTATGGCACGGTACGGCTCGGACAAGCCCGACCTCCGCTTCGGCGTGGAGCTGACCGAGCTCACCGGGTTCTTCAAGGACACCAACTTCGGTGTATTCAAGGCTCCGTACGTCGGCGCCGTGGTGATGCCCGGCGGCGCCTCCCAGCCGCGCCGCACCTTGGACGGCTGGCAGGAGTTCGCCAAGCAGCGCGGCCACAAGGGCCTGGCGTATGTCCTGTTCAAGGAAGACGGCGAACTGGCGGGCCCTGTCGCCAAGAACCTCACGGACACGGAGCGTGCTGGACTGGCGGATGCCGTCGGCGCGAAGCCGGGCGACTGCATCTTCTTCGCGGCAGGCGAGAAGTCCGCAGCCCGGGCCCTGCTGGGTGCTGCCCGCGTCGAAATCGGCCACCGCACCGGCCTGATCGACCCCAGTGCCTGGGCCTTCTGCTGGGTAGTGGACGCGCCGATGTTCGAACCGGCCGCCACAGCGGTTGCGTCAGGTGACGTGGCCGTGGGCGCCGGCAAGTGGACGGCCGTGCACCACGCATTCACCTCGCCCAAGCCCGAGTTCCTGGACACGTTCGACCAGGACCCGGAGTCTGCCCTGTCCTACGCCTACGACATCGTCTGCAACGGCAATGAAATTGGCGGCGGTTCCATCCGTATCCACGAGCGCGATGTCCAGGAACGGGTCTTCGAACTGATGGGCCTCGACCGGGAAGATGCCCAGACGAAGTTTGGCTTCCTGCTGGAAGGCTTCAAGTACGGCGCCCCTCCGCACGGCGGGATCGCGTTCGGCTGGGACCGCGTGGTGGCACTGCTGGCTGGTGTCGAATCCATCCGCGACGTTATCGCCTTCCCCAAGACCGGCAACGGTTACGATCCCCTGACGGCGGCCCCGGCCCCCATCACGCCGCAGCAGCGCAAGGAAGCCGGCGTGGACTTCAAGCCGGAAGCCAAGCCGGCAGAAGGCAAGTAA
- a CDS encoding GNAT family N-acetyltransferase — translation MDAAWPSLERHDTGEWVLRAAAGVTQRANSVWPRSTAEVPVDALREAMQWYRQRRLPLIFQVTDTAANSGLNDFLDEQGFTRQSETVIMGRGAEAAGNTCVDSGVELAAEPSAEWLRLWWSVDGRGGGEALATARRILAGCPSLYALVRDDDGVPAAVGRLAMVEGTGGIYCMAAAASHRRRGYASIVLEALLSEGATRGLESFWLLVTAANHAAQQLYSGAGFTESGRYLYRQQRPRRALTGC, via the coding sequence ATGGATGCTGCGTGGCCTTCCCTGGAGCGCCACGACACGGGGGAGTGGGTCCTCCGCGCTGCCGCCGGTGTCACCCAGCGTGCCAACTCGGTGTGGCCGCGGAGCACTGCTGAGGTGCCCGTGGACGCGCTGCGCGAGGCGATGCAGTGGTACCGGCAGCGGCGGTTGCCCCTGATCTTCCAGGTCACGGATACGGCTGCCAACTCCGGCCTCAACGACTTCCTCGACGAACAGGGCTTCACCCGCCAGTCGGAGACTGTGATCATGGGGCGTGGAGCCGAAGCGGCCGGGAACACATGTGTGGACTCCGGCGTCGAGCTTGCAGCAGAGCCCTCGGCAGAATGGCTGAGGCTCTGGTGGAGCGTCGACGGCCGGGGTGGCGGGGAGGCCCTCGCCACTGCCCGCAGAATCCTGGCAGGCTGCCCCTCCTTGTACGCCCTGGTGAGGGACGACGACGGCGTCCCCGCCGCCGTCGGACGCCTCGCCATGGTAGAGGGGACCGGCGGGATCTACTGCATGGCCGCGGCTGCATCACACCGCCGGCGCGGTTACGCTTCAATAGTGCTCGAGGCGCTGCTCTCCGAAGGCGCCACCCGCGGCCTTGAAAGCTTTTGGTTGCTGGTCACGGCGGCCAATCATGCCGCCCAGCAGCTGTACAGCGGGGCAGGATTCACGGAGTCCGGCCGTTATCTCTACCGCCAGCAGCGGCCCCGACGGGCGCTGACGGGCTGCTGA
- a CDS encoding alpha/beta fold hydrolase, whose protein sequence is MASVAIALLTRRLVSRRQGELSGFRSPDSERLYLQAYQKVLAQWPVPYEEITIPTPFGNTQVVASGDRDAPPLVLLHATGTSSTGWLLNTGPLSSSYRVFAIDIMTEAGKSKQTRLLSDRGDCVQWLSSVLDGLGLERTRLAGWSFGGWIALAFTIDEPQRVEKTVLLAPFGSLAPYAPAVLVFLKIGPYLPMGPPGSLALRMMSPGYQFDDNFARQFILGGRYFKAADPRVSVFPKPFTDEELRTIRTPVLLLVGGRESTFDPHRAISQAQRCIPVVQAQLIPGIGHMIAMEAAEVVNDRVLQFLRS, encoded by the coding sequence ATGGCAAGTGTGGCAATCGCACTCCTGACGCGGCGGCTGGTCAGCCGAAGGCAGGGTGAGCTCTCCGGATTCCGCAGCCCTGATTCTGAGCGCCTTTACCTGCAGGCCTACCAGAAGGTGTTGGCACAGTGGCCGGTTCCGTACGAGGAAATCACCATCCCAACACCGTTCGGGAACACCCAGGTAGTTGCCAGCGGTGACCGCGACGCGCCGCCCCTGGTCCTGCTGCACGCCACCGGGACCAGCTCAACCGGGTGGTTGCTGAACACCGGCCCGCTGAGCAGCAGCTACCGTGTCTTTGCCATCGACATCATGACTGAAGCGGGGAAATCCAAGCAGACGAGACTGCTTAGCGACCGCGGAGACTGCGTGCAATGGCTCTCTTCCGTCCTCGACGGGCTCGGACTCGAGCGCACGCGCTTGGCCGGCTGGTCCTTCGGTGGGTGGATAGCACTCGCGTTCACCATCGACGAGCCGCAGCGGGTGGAAAAAACGGTGCTCCTGGCTCCATTCGGTTCTCTTGCTCCGTACGCCCCGGCGGTGCTCGTCTTCCTCAAGATCGGACCGTACCTACCGATGGGTCCTCCCGGGAGCCTTGCCTTGCGGATGATGTCCCCCGGCTACCAGTTTGACGATAACTTTGCGCGGCAGTTCATCCTCGGCGGCCGGTACTTCAAAGCCGCTGACCCGCGCGTCAGCGTCTTCCCCAAGCCGTTCACCGACGAGGAACTCCGCACCATCCGCACCCCGGTCCTGTTGCTCGTGGGCGGCCGGGAGTCCACCTTCGACCCTCACCGCGCCATCAGCCAGGCACAGCGTTGCATTCCAGTTGTGCAAGCACAACTTATTCCTGGTATCGGTCACATGATCGCCATGGAAGCCGCCGAGGTGGTCAACGACAGGGTGCTCCAGTTCCTCCGCTCTTGA
- a CDS encoding APC family permease: MSAHQELQRKLGTFDATTIGLGSMLGAGVFVVFAPAAALAGNLLVVSVVLAGAVAYCNAVASAALAAKYPTSGGTYVYGREQLGEWPGFLAGWGFITGKTASCAAMALTFGSYVAGSYAVPVAVAAVVALTVVNLLGITRTALLTRILLCMVLATLVFVAVAAIVGPHPSAADTNDRDGLGGVLPAAGLLFFAFAGYARIATLGEEVKNPSRSIPRAILGALASAFAIYLALALLLLNHLPGGQLAATQTPLLEAVLQSQLAAGGPAVQAGAAAACLGALLALITGVGRTTLAMARERDLPRPLARIGGKHTVPYVAELAVAAVIILLLLTTNVMTVVGFSSFGVLVYYAVANASAYTLKVHPGYAPKWLNAVGFLGCLLLAFTLPVASVVTMTAVLAAGVAGRWLVLRFRQ; this comes from the coding sequence ATGAGCGCACACCAGGAGCTGCAACGCAAGCTTGGCACCTTCGACGCCACCACAATCGGCCTCGGTTCCATGCTCGGCGCAGGTGTCTTCGTTGTGTTCGCGCCTGCCGCCGCGCTGGCTGGAAATCTGCTGGTGGTTTCGGTGGTCCTCGCGGGGGCGGTGGCGTACTGCAACGCGGTGGCCTCCGCGGCTCTCGCTGCAAAATATCCCACCAGCGGCGGAACCTACGTTTATGGCCGCGAGCAGCTGGGTGAGTGGCCGGGATTCCTCGCGGGTTGGGGATTCATCACGGGAAAAACTGCCTCCTGCGCGGCGATGGCGCTGACATTTGGAAGCTATGTGGCCGGGAGTTACGCGGTCCCGGTGGCCGTTGCTGCTGTTGTGGCGTTGACCGTGGTGAACCTGCTGGGAATCACCCGCACGGCCCTGTTGACCCGGATCCTGCTGTGTATGGTGCTGGCCACCCTGGTGTTCGTTGCTGTGGCCGCGATAGTTGGGCCGCACCCTTCCGCGGCAGACACAAATGACCGGGACGGGCTTGGGGGCGTCCTGCCTGCCGCTGGCCTGCTGTTTTTCGCCTTCGCCGGCTACGCCCGGATCGCCACCCTTGGCGAGGAAGTGAAAAATCCTTCCCGTTCCATCCCGCGGGCCATCCTTGGCGCGCTGGCTTCGGCCTTTGCCATTTACCTGGCGCTGGCCTTGCTGCTCCTCAACCACCTTCCGGGTGGACAGCTTGCGGCCACGCAAACTCCTCTGCTGGAAGCCGTGCTGCAGTCGCAGTTGGCGGCCGGTGGCCCGGCAGTGCAGGCAGGCGCGGCGGCGGCGTGCCTGGGTGCGCTCCTCGCCCTCATCACCGGCGTGGGCCGCACCACCCTCGCAATGGCGCGGGAGCGCGACCTTCCCCGCCCGCTGGCCAGGATCGGCGGCAAGCACACGGTGCCGTACGTTGCGGAGCTGGCTGTGGCCGCCGTCATTATCCTGCTCCTGCTCACCACGAACGTCATGACGGTAGTGGGCTTTTCCAGCTTCGGCGTGCTCGTCTACTATGCGGTGGCGAACGCCTCCGCCTACACCTTGAAGGTGCACCCGGGGTACGCGCCCAAGTGGCTGAACGCCGTAGGCTTCCTGGGCTGCCTGCTGCTGGCCTTCACTCTTCCGGTTGCCTCCGTAGTGACCATGACGGCGGTCCTGGCCGCAGGGGTGGCGGGGCGCTGGCTGGTGCTGCGGTTCCGCCAATAA
- a CDS encoding acVLRF1 family peptidyl-tRNA hydrolase has protein sequence MPARTAAGAQRTPSVRTAYVPGARLPGWAERFGAAHGGFQVRDDDDGLHLVASDGAEALLQAPWPVDGRPGRGADGLERLASLASQPRRLGLLLVRRGGYGVAVVAEGTTMASKVGSTYVQSRTAAGGQSQQRFARRRSNQADALVETVAEQALRVFSGGSFEYVVPGGDRALAGFVLDHPALARYAGLPRLAYLDVPDPKAAVLRKAAADACAVRIQVTDAS, from the coding sequence ATGCCCGCACGTACCGCCGCCGGAGCACAGCGCACGCCCTCCGTCCGTACGGCTTATGTTCCGGGCGCCCGCCTTCCTGGGTGGGCGGAGAGGTTCGGCGCGGCGCACGGCGGGTTCCAAGTGAGGGATGACGACGACGGCCTGCACCTCGTGGCGTCCGACGGCGCCGAAGCGCTCCTTCAGGCCCCCTGGCCGGTGGACGGCCGGCCGGGCCGCGGCGCGGACGGACTGGAGCGGCTGGCCTCGCTCGCGTCCCAGCCGCGCAGACTGGGCCTTCTTTTGGTGCGGCGGGGAGGGTATGGCGTGGCCGTGGTGGCTGAGGGAACAACTATGGCTTCGAAGGTGGGTTCCACTTATGTGCAGTCCCGGACGGCCGCCGGCGGCCAGTCGCAGCAGCGGTTCGCGCGGCGCCGGTCCAACCAGGCGGACGCGCTGGTGGAAACTGTTGCAGAACAGGCGCTGCGGGTGTTCTCCGGCGGGTCATTTGAATACGTGGTTCCCGGCGGGGACAGGGCATTAGCTGGCTTTGTGCTCGACCACCCGGCCCTTGCCCGCTACGCTGGGCTCCCCCGACTGGCCTACCTTGACGTCCCGGATCCCAAGGCCGCAGTGCTGCGGAAAGCCGCCGCGGATGCGTGCGCTGTGAGGATCCAGGTCACCGACGCTTCTTGA